In Deltaproteobacteria bacterium, a single window of DNA contains:
- a CDS encoding adenylate/guanylate cyclase domain-containing protein: protein MIVIRHLSCPPESRRIIPVIAMRSNRIDRVGAVRYLYPMHDHSSPHLAAQCSICGTMLAGALSAVYRIFGIRRSPRNPNICTRCSTHVEEGRMVEITVLFADLSSFTEVTHELGAEKTHQVVDAFLRMATELLVKQGAFIDKYVGDAVMALFNVPLQHDDHARRAVIAASALNAGLKTVGASFGLDLNASVGIATGFARVGRLGSDDSKDYTAIGDVVNLAARLQSKAGAGEILISEESYLKHPDQFPEAKAEQAVLKGFREPVRAYRLHGSSDTTLVDDPLDSTAQETTSIGAIVFGLLGAPCAVVTLIGPLAVAVGAGGVFGLAGVLTFLDKSMLRVPVLVLTTLAALANLYTLAHARKLRREAKVPAQLKTMTTQEKQRTTFVLAASVITLGIVAFEVVAHILLH from the coding sequence ATGATAGTGATCCGACATTTAAGTTGTCCTCCTGAAAGTCGCCGCATTATTCCCGTAATCGCCATGCGAAGCAATCGCATTGACAGGGTTGGCGCCGTACGTTACCTCTACCCCATGCACGATCACTCGAGTCCGCATCTCGCCGCCCAATGCAGCATCTGCGGCACCATGCTGGCCGGCGCCTTGAGCGCGGTCTACCGAATATTTGGAATTCGGCGCAGCCCGCGCAATCCCAACATCTGCACGCGCTGCAGCACCCACGTCGAAGAAGGACGAATGGTGGAAATCACCGTGCTGTTCGCCGACCTGTCGTCATTCACCGAGGTGACCCACGAGTTGGGCGCGGAAAAAACTCATCAAGTAGTCGACGCTTTTTTGCGCATGGCCACCGAACTGCTGGTCAAACAGGGCGCCTTCATCGACAAATACGTCGGCGACGCGGTCATGGCGCTGTTCAACGTGCCGCTGCAACATGACGATCACGCCCGGCGCGCGGTCATTGCCGCGTCGGCATTGAATGCTGGACTGAAAACCGTCGGCGCCAGTTTTGGCTTAGACTTAAACGCCTCCGTCGGCATCGCCACCGGTTTCGCCCGCGTCGGCCGTCTGGGTTCGGACGATTCCAAAGACTACACCGCCATCGGCGACGTGGTGAATCTAGCGGCGCGTCTGCAAAGCAAAGCCGGCGCCGGCGAGATTCTCATCAGCGAAGAAAGTTATCTGAAGCATCCGGACCAATTTCCCGAAGCGAAGGCCGAGCAAGCCGTGCTCAAAGGTTTTCGCGAACCGGTGCGAGCCTATCGGCTGCACGGCAGTAGTGACACGACTCTCGTCGACGACCCGCTGGATTCAACCGCACAAGAAACTACCAGCATCGGCGCCATTGTCTTCGGCCTACTCGGCGCGCCCTGCGCTGTGGTCACTCTAATAGGACCGTTGGCGGTAGCTGTTGGAGCGGGCGGAGTCTTCGGCCTAGCCGGCGTATTGACCTTTCTCGATAAAAGCATGCTGCGCGTTCCTGTGCTCGTGCTCACGACACTCGCCGCTTTAGCCAATCTCTACACATTGGCCCATGCCAGAAAGCTGAGGAGAGAAGCCAAAGTTCCAGCACAGCTCAAGACCATGACGACGCAGGAAAAGCAGCGCACGACTTTCGTGCTCGCCGCCTCGGTCATCACCCTCGGGATCGTCGCTTTCGAAGTCGTCGCGCACATCCTGCTGCATTGA
- a CDS encoding DUF1499 domain-containing protein yields MSLFSCSGTRPANLGINDGRLRDCPSSPNCVSSDADDSAHSIAAFELVISPTDAWRALRAILESLPRMKIIAASEDYIHAECSSAFFGFVDDLELHLRAAQNLIAVRSASRLGQSDFGVNRKRVEHLRATMIKQRVLR; encoded by the coding sequence ATGTCGCTGTTTTCTTGCTCCGGCACAAGACCCGCCAATCTCGGCATCAATGATGGCCGACTGAGAGACTGCCCGTCGTCGCCCAATTGCGTTTCGAGCGATGCCGATGATTCGGCTCATTCGATTGCGGCTTTCGAACTTGTCATTTCCCCGACCGATGCATGGCGCGCGTTGCGCGCCATCTTGGAAAGCTTGCCACGAATGAAGATCATCGCCGCGAGCGAAGATTACATCCACGCCGAGTGCAGCAGCGCGTTCTTCGGCTTCGTCGACGATCTTGAGCTGCACCTGCGTGCTGCGCAGAATTTAATCGCCGTGCGCTCGGCGTCGCGTTTGGGCCAGAGTGACTTCGGCGTCAATCGCAAACGGGTGGAGCATTTGCGTGCGACAATGATCAAGCAGCGCGTTCTACGGTAG
- a CDS encoding alcohol dehydrogenase has product MQSYDVVEWGKPLEKIERPTPVPQGTEVLVKLKFCGVCHSDVHIRDGYFDLGGGKRLQMSERGMAPPVTLGHEPYGTVIAAGPDAIDVPLGADRLVFPWIGCGECVRCHEGADNFCMAPRMIGIQRPGGYADHLLVPHPRYLIDAGGIDPVWAATLSCSGLSTYSAVSKLKPIPNDEWVAVMGAGGLGLSAIGMLRAFGHEKILSIDIDAAKLQAAEAAGAAATLNGRDVDAAQKLKAITGGALYGAVDFVGSSETANVALAALRKGGKLILVGLFGGEIQLSIASTILRAVTVQGSHLGSVAELNAVVALARAGKMKPIPIETRSLAQVSRTLDELKAGKIVGRVVAAV; this is encoded by the coding sequence ATGCAGAGCTACGACGTTGTCGAATGGGGCAAGCCGCTTGAAAAAATCGAGCGGCCGACGCCGGTGCCGCAGGGCACCGAAGTACTCGTCAAGCTGAAATTTTGCGGCGTCTGTCACAGCGACGTGCATATTCGCGACGGCTACTTCGATCTCGGCGGCGGCAAGCGCTTGCAGATGAGCGAGCGCGGCATGGCGCCGCCGGTGACGCTCGGCCATGAGCCGTACGGCACCGTGATCGCCGCCGGGCCGGATGCGATCGATGTGCCCTTGGGCGCGGATCGTCTGGTTTTTCCCTGGATCGGTTGCGGTGAATGTGTGCGTTGCCACGAAGGCGCGGATAATTTCTGTATGGCGCCGCGCATGATCGGCATCCAGCGGCCCGGCGGCTACGCGGATCATTTACTAGTTCCGCATCCTCGTTATTTGATTGACGCCGGCGGCATCGATCCGGTTTGGGCGGCGACGTTGTCTTGCTCCGGTTTGTCGACCTATTCGGCTGTGTCGAAGTTGAAACCGATTCCGAACGACGAATGGGTCGCGGTCATGGGCGCCGGCGGATTGGGTTTGTCGGCCATCGGCATGCTGCGCGCGTTCGGTCACGAAAAAATTCTTTCCATCGACATCGACGCGGCGAAGTTGCAGGCGGCTGAAGCGGCCGGCGCAGCGGCGACGTTGAATGGTCGGGACGTCGACGCGGCACAGAAATTGAAAGCGATCACCGGCGGCGCGCTTTACGGCGCGGTGGATTTCGTTGGATCGAGCGAGACAGCTAATGTCGCTCTGGCGGCGCTGCGCAAAGGCGGCAAATTGATTCTCGTCGGTCTGTTCGGCGGAGAAATCCAACTTTCTATCGCCAGTACGATCTTGCGTGCGGTCACGGTCCAAGGTTCGCATCTCGGCAGCGTGGCAGAGTTGAACGCGGTCGTCGCTCTAGCACGGGCAGGAAAGATGAAGCCGATTCCGATCGAGACACGGTCATTGGCGCAAGTGAGTCGCACACTGGACGAGTTGAAGGCGGGAAAGATTGTTGGCAGGGTGGTCGCGGCGGTTTAG
- a CDS encoding MFS transporter, giving the protein MSERDTKNSWLFITIAAAAMLMITMGARQSQGLFVFPISGSTGVGIAAISFAMAVGQFVWGAVAPIAGALADRFGAARVLVGGVLVLALGTALTPLLASSSGLVFTIGILTAMGSGAGSFSILIGTVMKRLPPAHRGTAAGIITAGGSFGQFVFAPIAQNLISLWGWMGATWSLSVMALFALPLVRTISGPTLSSAEIQANSVGGVLSGVVKKAFADRSYLLLHGSFLTCGFHIAFLVTHLPGEVDLCGLPASVASWSLAIIGLANIAGSFTAGWLLSRFRGKYVLFWMYGSRTLLILLYLAAPKTEWTFYLLAVGLGFSWLGTAPLTAGVVGKLFGMRYLATLYGLTMVSHQIGAFFGAWLGGLAFAHSGNYLWMWYADALFAAIAALLNLPIREAKIESLGVPA; this is encoded by the coding sequence ATGAGCGAGCGCGACACCAAAAACTCCTGGCTCTTCATCACCATCGCCGCCGCGGCGATGTTGATGATCACCATGGGGGCGCGGCAGTCCCAGGGGCTGTTTGTGTTTCCGATCAGCGGCTCGACCGGCGTCGGCATTGCGGCGATCAGTTTCGCCATGGCGGTGGGGCAGTTTGTTTGGGGCGCGGTGGCGCCCATCGCTGGTGCGTTGGCGGATCGCTTTGGCGCGGCGCGGGTGCTGGTGGGCGGCGTGCTGGTGCTGGCTCTCGGTACCGCGCTGACGCCGCTGCTTGCGAGCAGTTCCGGGCTGGTCTTTACAATCGGTATTCTCACTGCGATGGGTTCCGGCGCGGGCAGTTTTTCGATCTTGATCGGCACGGTGATGAAACGGTTGCCGCCGGCGCATCGCGGCACGGCCGCGGGAATTATCACCGCCGGAGGTTCATTCGGTCAGTTCGTCTTCGCGCCGATCGCGCAAAATTTGATTTCACTGTGGGGCTGGATGGGCGCCACGTGGTCGCTCAGCGTCATGGCGCTGTTCGCATTACCTCTGGTTCGCACGATCAGCGGACCCACTTTGAGTTCAGCTGAGATCCAAGCGAACTCCGTCGGCGGTGTGCTGAGCGGCGTGGTGAAAAAAGCTTTCGCCGACCGTAGCTATTTGCTGCTGCACGGCAGCTTTCTCACCTGCGGTTTCCACATCGCATTTCTAGTTACGCACTTGCCAGGCGAAGTGGATCTCTGCGGGCTGCCGGCTTCGGTGGCGAGCTGGTCGTTGGCGATCATCGGCCTTGCCAATATCGCCGGTAGTTTCACCGCCGGCTGGTTACTGAGCCGTTTTCGCGGCAAGTACGTGTTGTTTTGGATGTATGGTTCAAGGACATTGTTGATCCTGCTCTATCTCGCCGCGCCCAAGACCGAGTGGACTTTTTATTTGCTGGCCGTTGGACTTGGCTTTTCTTGGCTCGGCACCGCGCCGCTGACGGCGGGCGTGGTCGGCAAACTTTTCGGCATGCGCTATCTGGCGACGCTCTACGGCTTGACGATGGTGTCGCATCAGATCGGGGCATTTTTTGGCGCCTGGTTGGGCGGTCTGGCGTTCGCTCACTCGGGCAACTATCTCTGGATGTGGTATGCCGATGCACTGTTTGCGGCGATCGCCGCGCTGCTCAATTTGCCGATCCGCGAGGCCAAGATTGAATCGCTCGGAGTTCCGGCATAG
- a CDS encoding carboxymuconolactone decarboxylase family protein produces MSDHYHDENDLKLMRDMRKLAPDEFNAWLGLEKMVGRDDGAIPKKYRELIAIAVAATTQCPYCIESHAKAAQVAGATREEVVEASFIAAALRAGAAATHGTMVLKFFDKQAEAKKE; encoded by the coding sequence ATGTCGGATCACTATCATGACGAGAACGATTTGAAGTTGATGCGTGATATGCGCAAGTTGGCGCCGGACGAATTCAATGCCTGGCTCGGCCTCGAGAAAATGGTCGGGCGCGACGACGGCGCGATCCCGAAAAAATATCGCGAGCTGATCGCCATCGCAGTTGCGGCAACGACTCAGTGTCCGTATTGCATCGAGTCCCACGCCAAAGCCGCCCAGGTGGCGGGCGCGACGCGCGAAGAAGTGGTCGAGGCCTCGTTTATCGCCGCCGCGCTTCGCGCCGGCGCCGCCGCCACTCATGGCACCATGGTGCTCAAGTTTTTCGATAAACAGGCCGAGGCGAAAAAGGAATAG
- a CDS encoding DEAD/DEAH box helicase: MSFSTLGLSPKVLEGVRAAGYTDPTPIQLRAIPMILEGRDLIGSAQTGTGKTAAFALPLISRLGPHGKLRALILEPTRELAAQVETAIRDYARFTDLRTVVLFGGTGYGKQDQALRQGVDILVATPGRLLDQMQRRTVRLSDIENLVLDEADRMLDMGFMPDVRKIIDKCPKTRQTMLFSATVPPEIEQLCRWALRDPETIEIGQRRMPAETVTHALYPVDIGQKQALLEELLRRTDYDQVLIFCRTKNGADRVARNLQTQGHSVAVLHSNRTQREREQALSGFRNGRYEVMVATDIAARGIDVEQISHVINFDVPHHPEDYVHRIGRTGRAQSVGDAFTIMTAEDIQEVASIEHFIGQKIPRVKLDDFNYSYCRLLDPNPKPTFGSRAGRQRSYGPGRGRW, translated from the coding sequence GTGTCATTCTCTACATTAGGACTTTCCCCCAAAGTATTGGAAGGCGTGCGCGCGGCGGGTTACACCGATCCGACGCCGATTCAGTTGCGCGCGATTCCGATGATTCTCGAAGGCCGCGACCTGATCGGTTCGGCGCAAACCGGCACCGGTAAGACCGCCGCGTTCGCGCTGCCGCTGATTTCCCGCCTCGGACCGCACGGCAAGCTGCGCGCGCTGATCCTCGAACCGACCCGCGAGTTAGCCGCTCAAGTCGAAACCGCGATTCGCGATTACGCGCGCTTCACCGATCTGCGAACGGTGGTTTTGTTCGGCGGCACGGGTTACGGCAAGCAAGATCAAGCGCTGCGTCAAGGCGTCGATATCTTGGTCGCCACGCCGGGCCGGCTGTTGGATCAGATGCAGCGCCGCACGGTGCGCCTAAGCGATATTGAAAATTTAGTATTGGACGAAGCCGACCGTATGTTGGACATGGGCTTCATGCCCGACGTGCGCAAGATCATCGACAAGTGCCCCAAGACGCGCCAGACCATGTTGTTTTCGGCGACGGTGCCGCCGGAGATTGAACAGCTCTGCCGCTGGGCGCTGCGCGACCCCGAAACCATCGAGATCGGCCAGCGCCGGATGCCCGCCGAGACCGTCACCCATGCGCTTTATCCGGTCGATATCGGCCAAAAGCAAGCGTTGCTCGAAGAACTTTTGCGCCGCACCGATTACGATCAAGTTTTGATTTTTTGCCGAACCAAGAACGGCGCCGACCGGGTCGCGCGCAATTTGCAGACTCAAGGCCACTCAGTCGCCGTGCTTCATTCCAACCGCACCCAACGCGAGCGCGAACAGGCGCTCAGCGGTTTTCGCAACGGCCGCTACGAAGTGATGGTCGCCACCGACATCGCCGCCCGCGGCATCGATGTCGAACAAATCAGTCATGTGATCAATTTCGACGTGCCGCATCATCCCGAAGATTATGTCCATCGCATCGGCCGCACCGGCCGCGCCCAGAGTGTCGGCGATGCTTTTACCATCATGACCGCCGAAGATATTCAGGAAGTGGCCAGCATCGAGCACTTCATCGGCCAAAAAATTCCGCGCGTGAAGCTCGACGATTTCAATTACTCCTATTGCCGCTTGCTCGATCCCAATCCCAAGCCGACCTTCGGCAGCCGCGCCGGCCGGCAGCGCTCCTACGGTCCCGGTCGCGGACGCTGGTAG
- a CDS encoding pyrimidine/purine nucleoside phosphorylase: MSEFNNVTVVKKANVYFDGNVVSRTVLFTDGSKKTLGFMQPGEYEFSTGDAEIMEIISGDLDVALPGIDGWRAITGGLSFAVAANSKFRMKVKSLTDYCCSFVK; encoded by the coding sequence ATGTCTGAATTTAACAATGTCACGGTGGTCAAAAAAGCCAACGTCTACTTCGACGGTAATGTCGTCAGCCGCACTGTGCTGTTTACCGACGGTTCGAAGAAGACCCTCGGTTTTATGCAGCCGGGAGAGTACGAGTTTAGCACCGGCGACGCCGAGATCATGGAAATCATCAGCGGCGACCTCGACGTTGCGCTGCCGGGAATCGATGGCTGGCGCGCCATCACCGGCGGTTTGTCTTTTGCCGTGGCAGCCAACTCCAAGTTCCGCATGAAAGTAAAATCCTTGACCGACTACTGCTGTTCGTTCGTAAAGTAG